The Rhopalosiphum maidis isolate BTI-1 chromosome 1, ASM367621v3, whole genome shotgun sequence genome has a segment encoding these proteins:
- the LOC113547849 gene encoding c-Myc-binding protein homolog translates to MAGNNSTEQHSKKQNQTCCHPISIVTDEFTNYLEKTGVIAKVTAVLKLLYEMNEKPVDPLEFIRMNMTEVVPEKVELTKLEEEYDDVMQQIAILQQENMSMMNKLKELERNETNSEENSVIIDLSNDMNSHENA, encoded by the exons atggcTGGAAATAATTCTACTGAGCAACat TCTAAAAAACAGAATCAAACTTGCTGTCATCCAATCAGTATAGTAACTGatgaatttacaaattatttagaaaaaactgGAGTTATTGCTAAAGTAACTGCTGTGTTAAAGTTGTTGTACGAAATGAATGAAAAACCGGTTGACCCTCTCga atttatacgTATGAATATGACTGAAGTTGTCCCAGAAAAGGTAGAGTTAACAAAGTTAGAAGAAGAGTATGATGACGTGATGCAACAGATTGCCATACTTCAACAAGAGAACATGAGCATGATGAACAAATTAAAGGAATTAGAAAGAAATGAAACGAATTCCGAAGAAAATAgtgtaattattgatttaagtaATGATATGAATAGTCACgaaaatgcttaa